A genomic segment from Pristiophorus japonicus isolate sPriJap1 chromosome 16, sPriJap1.hap1, whole genome shotgun sequence encodes:
- the tob1a gene encoding protein Tob1a: MQLEIQVALNFIISYLYNKLPRRRVNIFGEELERLLKKKYEGHWYPDKPYRGSGYRCIHVGEAIDPVIERAAKESGLDMKDVRDNLPEDLSVWIDPFEVSYQIGEKGPIKVLYVDDNNDTGTDLDKEIKNSFNPEAQVFMPICDPAGGSSVSSSPSPPFGHSAAVSPTFMPRSAQPLTFTTATFAATKFGSTKMKSSSRNNKVARASPTNLGLNMNNLLKQKAMSTSMGSLYGLGVSSQQQQQKTSALSPNAKEFVFPGIQGQGGTSAMFPGESPLNLSPLQYGNAFDMFAYGGLNEKSFVDGLNFSLSNMQYSNQQFQPVMAN; this comes from the coding sequence ATGCAGCTTGAAATCCAAGTAGCACTCAATTTTATTATCTCGTATTTGTACAATAAACTCCCAAGGCGCCGAGTCAACATCTTTGGGGAGGAGTTGGAACGGCTGCTGAAGAAGAAATACGAAGGTCACTGGTACCCAGACAAGCCATACAGAGGGTCGGGGTACAGGTGTATACACGTAGGGGAGGCCATCGACCCAGTCATCGAGCGAGCTGCCAAAGAAAGTGGACTGGACATGAAGGACGTTCGTGACAACCTGCCTGAGGACCTGAGTGTCTGGATAGACCCCTTCGAGGTGTCGTATCAGATTGGAGAGAAGGGGCCCATCAAGGTGCTGTATGTGGATGATAACAATGATACCGGGACTGACCTGGACAAAGAAATCAAAAACAGCTTCAACCCCGAGGCCCAGGTCTTTATGCCCATTTGTGACCCAGCCGGGGGCTCGTCTGTATCCAGCTCCCCATCTCCCCCATTTGGTCACTCTGCTGCCGTGAGCCCCACTTTCATGCCTCGTTCCGCCCAGCCTTTAACATTCACCACTGCCACCTTCGCTGCTACAAAGTTCGGCTCGACCAAAATGAAGAGCAGCAGCCGCAACAATAAGGTCGCTCGCGCATCCCCCACCAACCTTGGCTTGAACATGAATAACCTGCTGAAGCAGAAAGCCATGTCAACATCCATGGGCTCTCTCTATGGGCTTGGCGTGAGCAGCCAGCAGCAACAGCAGAAGACTTCAGCCCTCTCTCCCAATGCCAAGGAGTTTGTTTTCCCTGGCATCCAGGGGCAGGGTGGTACCAGTGCAATGTTCCCAGGGGAGAGTCCCCTGAACCTCAGCCCTCTCCAGTACGGTAACGCCTTCGACATGTTTGCCTATGGAGGCCTCAATGAGAAATCCTTTGTGGATGGTCTAAATTTCAGCCTCAGTAACATGCAGTATTCTAACCAGCAGTTCCAACCTGTCATGGCTAATTAA